One window from the genome of Streptomyces sp. NBC_00708 encodes:
- a CDS encoding lamin tail domain-containing protein, producing MRISTTRSALLAGAVAVTLSATALPAAFAAPSSTAVISEVYGGGGNSGATLTRDFVELANAGSAAYDLSGFSVQYLPGAPSAGSLWQVSALTGSVAPGGRYLVAQAAGTGGTVALPAPDATGTVAMSATAGTVALVSGTTPLTCKTAADCAADTRVVDLVGYGTAVVREGSGPAKGASATASVARAASLADTDDNAADLTEAAPSPVNAAGETSGGGEDPGDPGNPTAPGTVRIHDIQGTTRVSPLDGKAVTGVPGVVTAVRTSGSRGFWIQDTAPDADPRTGEGVFVYTGSAAPAVKVGDSVLVSGTVDEYYPSATTQSVTEITAPKVTVVSSGNALPAPVVLDAKAVPSKYVPSAGGGSIDALPLEPSTYALDLYESLEGTRVQIADTRVTGATTAYHEVWVTVAPKQNPTRRGGTLYASYTDQNTGRIKVLSLDPAAPVPTANVGDVLSGTTSGVLDYDSYGGYNLQATALGKLTDHHLRREVTRKQKGKELAVATYNVENLDALDDQTKFDTLAEGVAVNLSSPDIVSLEEIQDDNGAVNDGTVGSEATLKRFTDAIVAAGGPRYSWRYVAPQDGKDGGEPGGNIRNVFLFNPKRVGFVDRPGGDATTPVAAVKTRKGVTLSVSPGRIAPASAAWDDSRKPLVGEFRFHGKSVFVVGNHFASKGGDQPLHGRYQEPVRSSETKRVQQAKEVNTFVKSLLAADKSARVVVLGDLNDFAFSPTVGALTAGKVLKPLITTLPKNEQYSYVYEGNSQTLDHILTSPGVRRFDYDVVHINAEFADQASDHDPQIVRVDVNAPDHGHGHGGHGHHGHH from the coding sequence GTGCGCATATCCACCACCCGTTCCGCCCTGCTGGCCGGCGCGGTAGCCGTGACGCTCTCGGCGACCGCGCTGCCCGCCGCCTTCGCGGCCCCGTCCTCGACCGCCGTGATCTCCGAGGTGTACGGGGGCGGCGGGAACTCCGGTGCGACGCTCACCCGTGACTTCGTCGAGCTGGCCAACGCCGGCTCCGCCGCGTACGACCTCTCCGGGTTCAGCGTCCAGTACCTGCCCGGTGCCCCGTCGGCGGGGTCGCTGTGGCAGGTCTCGGCGCTGACCGGTTCCGTCGCGCCCGGCGGCCGTTACCTCGTCGCGCAGGCGGCGGGCACCGGCGGCACGGTCGCGCTGCCGGCCCCGGACGCCACCGGCACCGTCGCGATGTCCGCCACGGCCGGCACCGTCGCCCTGGTCTCCGGGACCACCCCGCTGACCTGCAAGACGGCCGCCGACTGCGCCGCCGACACCCGCGTCGTGGACCTGGTCGGCTACGGCACCGCGGTCGTCCGGGAGGGCAGTGGCCCCGCGAAGGGCGCCTCGGCCACCGCATCCGTGGCGCGCGCGGCCTCGCTCGCGGACACCGACGACAACGCGGCCGACCTCACCGAGGCGGCCCCCTCCCCGGTCAACGCGGCCGGCGAGACCTCGGGCGGCGGCGAGGACCCGGGCGACCCGGGCAACCCCACCGCGCCCGGCACCGTGCGGATCCACGACATCCAGGGCACCACCCGGGTCTCCCCGCTCGACGGCAAGGCGGTCACCGGGGTCCCCGGCGTCGTCACGGCGGTGCGCACCTCGGGTTCGCGCGGTTTCTGGATCCAGGACACCGCCCCGGACGCCGACCCGCGCACCGGCGAGGGCGTCTTCGTATACACCGGCTCCGCCGCCCCGGCCGTGAAGGTGGGGGACTCGGTACTGGTGAGCGGCACCGTGGACGAGTACTACCCGTCGGCCACCACCCAGTCGGTGACCGAGATCACCGCGCCGAAGGTCACGGTCGTCTCCTCCGGCAACGCGCTGCCCGCGCCGGTGGTCCTGGACGCCAAGGCGGTGCCCTCGAAGTACGTGCCCTCGGCCGGCGGCGGCTCGATCGACGCGCTGCCCCTGGAGCCGTCGACGTACGCGCTGGACCTGTACGAGTCCCTGGAGGGCACCCGGGTCCAGATCGCCGACACCCGCGTCACGGGCGCGACGACCGCGTACCACGAGGTCTGGGTGACGGTCGCGCCGAAGCAGAACCCGACCCGGCGCGGCGGCACGCTCTACGCCTCGTACACCGACCAGAACACCGGCCGGATCAAGGTCCTGTCGCTGGACCCGGCCGCGCCGGTGCCGACCGCGAACGTGGGCGACGTGCTCTCCGGCACCACCTCGGGCGTCCTGGACTACGACTCGTACGGCGGCTACAACCTCCAGGCCACCGCGCTCGGCAAGCTCACCGACCACCACCTGCGGCGCGAGGTCACGCGCAAGCAGAAGGGCAAGGAACTCGCGGTCGCCACGTACAACGTGGAGAACCTCGACGCGCTCGACGACCAGACGAAGTTCGACACCCTGGCCGAGGGCGTCGCGGTCAATCTCTCCTCGCCGGACATCGTGTCCCTGGAGGAGATCCAGGACGACAACGGCGCCGTCAACGACGGCACGGTCGGCTCCGAGGCGACGCTGAAGCGGTTCACGGACGCGATCGTCGCGGCGGGCGGCCCGCGCTACTCCTGGCGCTATGTCGCCCCGCAGGACGGGAAGGACGGCGGCGAGCCCGGCGGCAACATCCGCAACGTCTTCCTCTTCAACCCGAAGCGGGTCGGCTTCGTGGACCGTCCGGGCGGCGACGCGACGACGCCCGTGGCCGCCGTGAAGACGAGGAAGGGCGTCACGCTGTCGGTGTCGCCGGGCCGGATCGCCCCGGCGAGTGCGGCCTGGGACGACAGCCGCAAGCCGCTGGTCGGCGAGTTCCGCTTCCACGGGAAGTCCGTCTTCGTCGTCGGCAACCACTTCGCGTCCAAGGGCGGCGACCAGCCGCTGCACGGCCGCTACCAGGAGCCGGTGCGCAGCTCGGAGACCAAGCGTGTGCAGCAGGCGAAGGAGGTCAACACCTTCGTCAAGTCGCTGCTCGCCGCGGACAAGTCGGCGCGGGTCGTGGTCCTCGGTGACCTCAACGACTTCGCCTTCTCGCCCACCGTGGGCGCGCTGACCGCCGGCAAGGTGCTCAAGCCGCTGATCACCACGCTGCCGAAGAACGAGCAGTACAGCTATGTGTACGAGGGCAACTCGCAGACCCTCGACCACATCCTGACCAGCCCGGGGGTGCGCCGCTTCGACTACGACGTGGTGCACATCAACGCGGAGTTCGCCGACCAGGCGAGCGACCACGACCCGCAGATCGTGCGGGTCGACGTGAACGCCCCGGACCACGGTCACGGACACGGCGGCCACGGGCACCACGGCCACCACTGA
- a CDS encoding amidase gives MPTRAAAPRARASVLAALTATVLAATGAPALAAGDTMDRAFDRAAHEFDVPRDLLAAVGYGETRLDGHAGRPSQANGFGVMHLVSNPAHHTLERAAALTGEPVAALRSDTAANILGGAAILRGYADTLGLDARDRDDLDAWYPAVARYSGTQGPAAALYADTVYTFLADGLDALTPDGERITVTGRPVSPHKDGITAADTGARSADYPAALWVPADPNNYTTGRTAKIDKIVIHVTQGSYAGSISWFQDPVSEVSAHYVVRSSDGQITQMVRDADTAYHARSANASSLGIEHEGFIDDPTWFTDAMYRSSAALTASLCDTYGIPKDRAHVIGHSEAPGNDHTDPGPYWDWDRYMELVKGNGTGGETRDGLSFTTYTTQRGGSTGPQVTALQRLLTDQGYPAGEADGTFGPATATAVTAFQTAHGLDADGVVGARTWTALLSAGTTPVLAEDATGEDVKRLQRALTAALGSTVDADGTFGPATATAVRSYQTGRGLTADGIVGPGTWAALQAGR, from the coding sequence ATGCCCACACGCGCCGCCGCCCCCAGGGCCCGCGCCTCCGTCCTGGCAGCCCTCACCGCCACCGTCCTGGCCGCCACCGGCGCCCCGGCCCTCGCCGCCGGCGACACCATGGACCGGGCCTTCGACCGGGCCGCCCACGAGTTCGACGTACCGCGTGATCTGCTCGCCGCCGTCGGATACGGCGAGACCCGCCTCGACGGCCACGCCGGACGGCCCAGCCAGGCCAACGGCTTCGGTGTGATGCACCTGGTCAGCAACCCCGCGCACCACACCCTGGAGCGGGCCGCCGCCCTCACCGGCGAACCGGTCGCCGCCCTGCGCTCCGACACCGCCGCCAACATCCTGGGCGGCGCCGCGATCCTGCGGGGCTACGCGGACACGCTCGGCCTCGACGCGCGGGACCGCGACGACCTCGACGCCTGGTACCCGGCCGTCGCCCGCTACAGCGGTACACAGGGCCCGGCCGCCGCGCTCTACGCCGACACGGTCTACACGTTCCTCGCGGACGGCCTCGACGCCCTCACCCCCGACGGCGAGCGGATCACGGTGACCGGCCGGCCCGTCTCCCCGCACAAGGACGGGATCACCGCCGCCGACACCGGCGCGCGGAGCGCCGACTATCCGGCGGCGCTGTGGGTCCCGGCCGACCCGAACAACTACACCACCGGCCGCACCGCGAAGATCGACAAGATCGTCATCCACGTCACACAGGGCTCGTACGCGGGCTCGATCAGCTGGTTCCAGGACCCGGTGTCCGAGGTGAGCGCGCACTACGTGGTGCGCTCATCGGACGGGCAGATCACCCAGATGGTGCGCGACGCGGACACCGCGTACCACGCGCGCAGCGCCAACGCCTCCTCGCTCGGCATCGAGCACGAGGGCTTCATCGACGACCCGACCTGGTTCACGGACGCGATGTACCGCTCGTCGGCCGCCCTGACCGCCTCGCTCTGCGACACGTACGGCATTCCGAAGGACCGGGCGCACGTCATCGGGCACAGCGAGGCCCCCGGCAACGACCACACGGACCCCGGCCCCTACTGGGACTGGGACCGCTACATGGAGCTGGTCAAGGGCAACGGGACGGGCGGCGAGACCCGGGACGGGCTGAGCTTCACCACGTACACGACCCAGCGCGGCGGCTCGACGGGGCCCCAGGTCACGGCCCTCCAGCGGCTGCTGACCGACCAGGGCTACCCGGCGGGCGAGGCGGACGGCACCTTCGGGCCGGCCACGGCGACCGCGGTGACGGCCTTCCAGACGGCGCACGGCCTCGACGCCGACGGGGTCGTGGGCGCCAGGACGTGGACGGCGCTGCTGTCCGCCGGGACGACGCCGGTGCTCGCCGAGGACGCGACGGGCGAGGACGTGAAGCGGCTCCAGCGCGCGCTGACGGCGGCGCTCGGCTCGACGGTGGACGCCGACGGCACCTTCGGCCCGGCGACCGCGACCGCGGTGCGCTCCTACCAGACGGGGCGGGGGCTGACGGCCGACGGGATCGTGGGCCCCGGCACCTGGGCGGCCCTCCAGGCGGGCCGCTGA
- a CDS encoding alpha/beta hydrolase, translating into MTQEIIRTLTVDGLTYRYRVLRQPAPRTEPVVVLGGALQGMYGWPQMDEHLGPHADVVTADLPGMGGADPLPPGTRDDLLYAAVTGIIDDLGAERVNLFGFSYGASIAFGCARRDPGRTARLALGGVPSHISDAQRDGWGRAVRRLEAGDAEGLAALTAEALMCLDPERPVHRRDLALRYVRRSFVHALTHSPHAERSLRRALDHRPDFSGGLRGVPALVFAGEHDTVTSPERQRAFAATIEGSRFLTIGESDHWVVLERPDDVADLVARFLTDRPLEPAPALRPVGLLPRPRTGTAGHALPRAGG; encoded by the coding sequence ATGACCCAAGAGATCATCCGGACCCTCACCGTGGACGGGCTGACCTACCGCTACCGCGTCCTGCGGCAGCCCGCGCCCCGCACCGAACCCGTCGTCGTCCTCGGCGGCGCGCTCCAGGGGATGTACGGCTGGCCGCAGATGGACGAGCACCTCGGCCCGCACGCCGACGTCGTCACCGCCGACCTGCCCGGCATGGGCGGCGCCGACCCGCTGCCGCCCGGCACCCGGGACGACCTCCTGTACGCCGCCGTCACCGGCATCATCGACGACCTGGGCGCGGAACGGGTCAACCTCTTCGGCTTCTCCTACGGTGCCTCGATCGCCTTCGGCTGCGCCCGGCGCGACCCCGGCCGTACCGCCCGCCTGGCCCTCGGCGGCGTACCGTCGCACATCAGCGACGCCCAGCGCGACGGATGGGGCCGGGCCGTCCGACGGCTGGAGGCCGGGGACGCGGAAGGGCTCGCGGCCCTCACCGCCGAGGCGCTGATGTGCCTGGACCCGGAGCGTCCGGTCCACCGCAGGGACCTCGCCCTGCGCTATGTGCGCCGGTCCTTCGTGCACGCCCTCACCCACTCGCCGCACGCGGAACGCTCTCTGCGCCGGGCGCTGGACCACCGCCCGGACTTCTCCGGGGGGCTGCGCGGGGTGCCCGCGCTCGTCTTCGCGGGCGAGCACGACACCGTGACCTCGCCGGAGCGGCAGCGCGCCTTCGCGGCGACGATCGAGGGCAGCCGCTTCCTGACCATCGGGGAGTCGGACCACTGGGTCGTCCTGGAGCGGCCCGACGATGTGGCGGACCTGGTCGCCCGCTTTCTCACCGACCGTCCGCTGGAACCCGCCCCCGCGCTGCGGCCGGTCGGCCTGCTGCCGCGCCCGCGCACGGGGACGGCAGGTCATGCCCTGCCACGGGCGGGCGGCTGA
- a CDS encoding dihydrofolate reductase family protein, whose translation MRKIVYWMSMSLDGFIEGPGQNIDWHTVDEELHQYFNEQLAGMGGMLDGRVTHELMAGFWPTADQDPANEGPMADFAVIWRNMPKYVYSRTLEHADWNTTIVREVVPEEVRALKEQPGGDLALGGADLAASFAAHDLIDQYRVYVHPVLIGRGKPMFPAEETLRPLRLTGTRTFGTGVVELCYDRADR comes from the coding sequence ATGCGCAAGATCGTCTACTGGATGTCGATGTCACTCGACGGCTTCATCGAGGGCCCGGGACAAAACATCGACTGGCATACGGTGGACGAGGAGCTCCACCAGTACTTCAACGAGCAACTGGCCGGTATGGGCGGCATGCTGGACGGGCGCGTCACGCATGAGCTGATGGCGGGCTTCTGGCCCACCGCCGACCAGGATCCCGCCAACGAGGGCCCGATGGCCGACTTCGCCGTCATCTGGCGGAACATGCCGAAGTACGTCTACTCGCGGACGCTGGAGCACGCCGACTGGAACACCACCATCGTCCGCGAGGTCGTCCCCGAGGAGGTCAGGGCCCTCAAGGAGCAGCCGGGCGGCGACCTCGCCCTCGGCGGCGCCGATCTCGCCGCGTCCTTCGCCGCGCACGACCTGATCGACCAGTACCGCGTCTACGTCCACCCGGTCCTCATCGGCCGGGGCAAGCCGATGTTCCCGGCGGAGGAGACCCTGCGGCCTCTCCGCCTCACCGGCACCCGTACCTTCGGCACCGGGGTCGTGGAGCTCTGTTACGACCGCGCCGACCGGTGA
- a CDS encoding acyl carrier protein: protein MSTADEISTLLTANFGTDPVAIRPDVPLRQLRLDSLALEELRLLIEDRLGVDLDDVQLTSRDTVGQLVDAVHRKAAA from the coding sequence ATGAGCACAGCAGACGAGATCAGCACCTTGCTGACGGCGAACTTCGGAACCGACCCCGTGGCGATCCGCCCCGACGTGCCCCTCCGACAGCTGCGCCTGGACTCCCTGGCGCTGGAGGAGCTGCGGCTCCTCATCGAGGACCGGCTCGGCGTCGACCTCGACGACGTCCAGCTCACCTCCCGCGACACCGTCGGCCAACTGGTCGACGCCGTGCACCGCAAGGCCGCCGCGTGA
- a CDS encoding MFS transporter: MSTPSYAAVLRAPHAARTFAAALTGRLSYGIAPLALLLAVKDATGSYSAAGTVMALFGAASVFLSPARAGLIDRYGPRRALPPMAGLYAVLLTALALVTWRADASPLFLGALATAAGACTPPLGPVMRALWSGLVPDRELLRRAYSLDGVAEELLYVTGPLLVGVLVTVTGPAAGVLAGAVLIAVGAGALVTSPCVPRGKPEHGTGADGSAGPGLRLGAVPALRRAVLVTAAVGLCLGALDLLVVALTEAMHRASAVSWVLAALSATSAVGGLAYGALRWRAPLGVRLPATAAGLSAAVAAAGLAGNLYVLIAVAGVAGLFVAPALTTAYLIADESADAARRTRAGAWVNTAFNAGSSGGTAAVGLLVDRLPLALCCAVAAAPALLCAAAVGGAGVRRSRTGAEAVDAA; this comes from the coding sequence ATGTCCACGCCCTCGTACGCCGCTGTCCTGCGTGCCCCTCATGCCGCGCGCACCTTCGCCGCCGCGCTCACCGGGCGGCTCTCCTACGGAATCGCTCCGCTCGCCCTGCTCCTCGCCGTCAAGGACGCCACCGGCTCCTACTCCGCCGCCGGGACCGTCATGGCCCTGTTCGGGGCCGCCAGTGTGTTCCTCTCCCCCGCCCGTGCCGGGCTGATCGACCGGTACGGGCCGCGCCGCGCCCTGCCGCCGATGGCGGGCCTGTACGCGGTGCTGCTCACCGCCCTCGCCCTGGTCACCTGGCGGGCGGACGCCTCCCCGCTGTTCCTCGGGGCGCTCGCCACGGCGGCGGGCGCCTGCACGCCACCGCTGGGCCCGGTCATGCGGGCGCTGTGGAGCGGCCTCGTCCCCGACCGGGAGCTGCTGCGCCGCGCGTACAGCCTGGACGGGGTGGCCGAGGAACTGCTGTACGTCACCGGCCCGTTGCTGGTGGGCGTCCTGGTGACGGTCACCGGGCCCGCCGCCGGTGTGCTGGCCGGTGCGGTGCTGATCGCCGTCGGGGCGGGGGCGCTGGTGACCTCGCCCTGCGTGCCGCGCGGGAAGCCGGAACACGGCACCGGGGCGGACGGCTCCGCCGGTCCCGGCCTGCGGCTGGGCGCCGTGCCCGCGCTGCGGCGCGCCGTGCTGGTGACGGCCGCCGTGGGGCTCTGCCTGGGGGCGCTGGACCTGCTGGTGGTGGCCCTGACCGAGGCGATGCACCGGGCGTCGGCGGTGTCCTGGGTGCTGGCGGCCCTGTCGGCGACGAGCGCCGTCGGGGGCCTGGCCTACGGGGCGCTGCGGTGGCGGGCCCCGCTGGGGGTGCGGCTGCCGGCGACGGCCGCCGGTCTGTCCGCCGCGGTGGCGGCGGCCGGTCTCGCCGGCAACCTGTACGTGCTGATCGCCGTGGCCGGCGTGGCGGGTCTCTTCGTCGCGCCGGCGCTCACGACCGCGTATCTGATAGCGGACGAGTCGGCGGACGCGGCCCGGCGCACCCGAGCGGGCGCCTGGGTCAACACCGCGTTCAACGCGGGCTCCTCGGGCGGCACGGCGGCGGTGGGGCTGCTGGTGGACCGGCTGCCGCTCGCGCTGTGCTGCGCGGTGGCGGCGGCCCCGGCGCTGCTGTGCGCGGCGGCCGTCGGGGGCGCCGGTGTCCGGCGGTCCCGGACGGGGGCCGAGGCGGTGGACGCGGCCTGA
- a CDS encoding beta-ketoacyl-[acyl-carrier-protein] synthase family protein produces the protein MTAPYRLPPFAAAVTGIGLVTSAGVGTEATWRALNDPATAPCVPHRDELRGLPCDFMYSVTGLDTRAVLGVAAHRLMDRFSHLAVIAAREAVADAGLDPAVWDSGRVAVVIGSAHGGLPFYDEQHTALTERGARRVSPKLAPLTVVNGAASSVATDLGAHGPSQAVSTACSSGTVAIGTAHQMLRTGACDIVVAGGAESVCSRLLIASACRLKAVSTRIDDPRAACRPFDTHRDGFVVGEGAGLLVMERPEHARARGAAVRAHIAGYGSSSDAYSAVAPDPDGLGIERALRTALADAGAGPADIGHVNAHGTSTVSNDLIETVMLRRVLGEHPLVTSTKAMTGHTLGAAGGIETALTVLALQHQLVPPTVNLDAPDPDIPVEVVSKEARPAAFHAAVKTSLGFGGHNAALVLTR, from the coding sequence GTGACGGCCCCCTACCGCCTGCCGCCCTTCGCCGCGGCCGTCACCGGGATCGGGCTCGTCACCTCGGCGGGCGTCGGCACCGAGGCCACCTGGCGCGCGCTCAACGACCCCGCGACCGCGCCCTGCGTACCCCACCGGGACGAACTCCGGGGCCTGCCCTGCGACTTCATGTACAGCGTCACCGGCCTGGACACCCGGGCCGTCCTCGGCGTCGCCGCGCACCGGCTGATGGACCGCTTCTCGCACCTCGCCGTCATCGCCGCCCGCGAGGCCGTCGCGGACGCCGGGCTGGACCCCGCCGTCTGGGACAGCGGCCGGGTCGCCGTCGTCATCGGCTCCGCCCACGGCGGCCTGCCCTTCTACGACGAACAGCACACCGCCCTCACCGAGCGCGGCGCCCGCCGCGTCTCGCCCAAGCTCGCCCCGCTCACCGTCGTCAACGGCGCCGCCAGCAGCGTCGCCACCGACCTCGGCGCCCACGGACCCAGCCAGGCCGTCTCCACCGCCTGCTCCTCCGGCACCGTCGCCATCGGCACCGCCCACCAGATGCTGCGCACCGGCGCCTGCGACATCGTCGTCGCCGGCGGCGCCGAATCCGTCTGCTCCCGGCTCCTGATCGCCAGCGCCTGCCGCCTCAAGGCCGTCTCCACCCGCATCGACGACCCGCGGGCGGCCTGCCGCCCCTTCGACACCCACCGCGACGGCTTCGTCGTCGGCGAGGGCGCCGGACTCCTCGTCATGGAACGCCCCGAGCACGCCCGCGCCCGGGGCGCCGCCGTCCGCGCCCACATCGCCGGCTACGGATCCTCCAGCGACGCCTACTCCGCCGTCGCCCCCGACCCCGACGGGCTCGGCATCGAGCGGGCGCTGCGCACGGCCCTCGCGGACGCCGGGGCCGGCCCCGCCGACATCGGACACGTCAACGCCCACGGCACCTCCACCGTCTCCAACGACCTGATCGAGACGGTCATGCTGCGCCGGGTCCTGGGCGAACACCCCCTCGTCACCTCCACCAAGGCGATGACCGGCCACACCCTCGGCGCCGCCGGCGGCATCGAGACCGCGCTGACCGTCCTCGCCCTCCAGCACCAGCTCGTACCGCCCACCGTCAACCTCGACGCCCCCGACCCGGACATCCCCGTCGAGGTGGTGAGCAAGGAGGCCAGGCCGGCCGCGTTCCACGCCGCCGTCAAGACCTCGCTCGGCTTCGGGGGCCACAACGCCGCCCTCGTCCTCACCAGGTGA